A stretch of Coccidioides posadasii str. Silveira chromosome 2, complete sequence DNA encodes these proteins:
- a CDS encoding uncharacterized protein (EggNog:ENOG410PHP7~COG:Z~BUSCO:5228at33183) — translation MGSKLHALAKIDAELFVTLRSTRNSQLTVMTTISSSSSSFDRRSSATDIRTSLRSSRTHAPASPHTPQQSRQMYSPYTGSPSPGSSFRHEEDSVIIEIGTRWLRAGFEGNSTPVCVVGFGPEEGRRVGDYRGWIRSPNQDSQKGKIAPTSIQNWLKSHELWRKDIRGLDVGLFEDKLERAIRELYNKYLLTDAGSSRLVLVLPSIVPHVLLSSLLSTIFHRWRYPAITLLPSSAMAAVAAGVRSALVVDIGWEETTVTALYEYREIQSKRSTRAMKLLMQQVGRFLTQVVRQEEGLTTTEDDTIDVSVDLCEEIMTRLAWCRTRTTTRQRPESEGAEDSHQTSALDDGDDSPNAAPGLSELVSLPLPVGNTMTYIDVPFLKFSELVEQALFAGGTTGRDWDDEDTPLDMLVYNSLRSLCPDVRGTCMSRIVFIGGGSNIPGLRQRIIEDVDTVIEKHQWSLTRGKVFEKGESRERGVNEKAGSDRPSNDVRTKASEQTPDTSFIDERFQRNSKDSTPHVHGVLRQVDSLGSWAGASLASSLKVKGLVEVEREKFLQHGFAGASRDHNISTSMDRRSGYGPSMARSGGDRSSWTLGEWA, via the exons ATGGGATCGAAGCTCCATGCACTTGCGAAGATTGATGCAGAGCTATTCGTGACATTGAGAAGC ACAAGGAATTCTCAATTGACCGTCATGACAACCATTTCTTCGTCATCCTCTAGTTTTGATAGACGGTCATCTGCGACTGATATACGAACAAGTCTCCGATCTTCCCGAACGCATGCTCCCGCATCCCCGCACACTCCACAGCAATCCCGTCAGATGTACTCACCATACACCGGTTCTCCCTCGCCGGGATCGTCATTTCGACATGAAGAAGATTCCGTTATCATAGAAATTGGGACTCGTTGGCTGCGGGCCGGGTTTGAAGGCAACAGCACTCCCGTGTGTGTGGTAGGATTCGGCCCGGAGGAAGGCAGACGGGTTGGTGATTATCGAGGATGGATACGGAGTCCAAACCAAGATAGCCAAAAGGGAAAGATAGCGCCTACCAGTATCCAAAACTGGCTAAAAAGCCATGAACTCTGGCGTAAGGATATTCGTGGCCTTGACGTTGGTCTTTTTGAAGACAAGCTTGAACGAGCCATTCGGGAACTATACAACAAATATCTGCTCACGGATGCTGGTTCGTCGCGACTCGTTCTTGTTCTTCCGTCAATCGTGCCTCATGTCTTACTCTCCTCCCTGTTATCCACTATATTCCACCGCTGGAGATATCCCGCTATCACCTTGCTTCCATCTTCTGCTATGGCCGCTGTGGCTGCGGGTGTCAGATCAGCTCTTGTCGTAGACATTGGTTGGGAAGAAACGACAGTTACGGCCCTTTATGAATATCGGGAAATTCAATCCAAACGAAGTACTCGTGCAATGAAACTCTTAATGCAACAGGTGGGGCGATTCTTGACCCAAGTTGTCCGCCAGGAAGAAGGCTTGACAACCACGGAAGATGATACCATAGACGTAAGCGTTGATCTATGCGAAGAAATTATGACCCGGCTAGCTTGGTGCAGAACTCGAACCACGACTAGACAGCGACCAGAATCTGAAGGAGCTGAAGACTCACACCAAACGTCCGCCCTGGACGATGGCGACGACAGCCCCAACGCCGCGCCTGGTCTATCCGAGTTAGTATCCCTACCATTACCTGTGGGAAACACGATGACGTATATAGACGTTCCATTCCTGAAATTTTCCGAATTGGTAGAACAAGCCTTGTTTGCAGGTGGAACCACTGGGCGAGATTGGGACGATGAGGACACTCCACTAGACATGCTGGTCTACAATTCGCTACGTTCACTGTGCCCAGATGTACGGGGAACTTGCATGTCTAGAATTGTGTTTATTGGCGGCGGATCAAACATCCCCGGATTGCGGCAAAGAATCATTGAAGATGTGGATACCGTCATCGAGAAGCACCAGTGGTCTCTAACTCGAGGCAAAGTGTttgaaaaaggagaaagtcGGGAGCGAGGTGTGAATGAAAAAGCAGGCTCCGATCGGCCCAGCAACGACGTGCGTACCAAGGCATCGGAACAGACGCCAGATACCAGCTTCATTGACGAGAGATTCCAGCGAAATAGCAAAGACTCTACGCCACATGTTCATGGAGTTCTTCGGCAAGTAGATTCTCTGGGATCGTGGGCGGGTGCCAGCTTGGCATCCAGTTTAAAAGTCAAGGGCTTAGTTGAAGTTGAACGCGAGAAGTTCCTTCAGCATGGGTTCGCAGGTGCCTCCAGGGACCATAACATCAGCACATCGATGGATCGAAGGTCTGGCTACGGGCCAAGCATGGCTAGATCTGGAGGCGATAGATCTAGTTGGACACTGGGAGAATGGGCATAG
- a CDS encoding uncharacterized protein (EggNog:ENOG410PIZ0~COG:L) produces the protein MGIPGLLQELGPGDRVSLAKLAIDHFQQTSRPLRIAIDVSIWLFQAQAAQGGLNPELRALFYRLARLISLPVHPIFVFDGSGRPEYKRGKLVIRNGRSGAWNIRSSKRLIELFGFHHHDAPGEAEAECAKLQTMGIVDAAMSNDIDTVMFGSKITFMNFSRASKGPSAATHVSVYRRDGSAANVPFDVGGMALFALLSGGDYLPAGVPRCGPKLAAEIARAGFGTDLLDIITSNPRDLTTPLNEWRKRLDYELSTNESGYFKSKHMAVRIPESFPDLQVLFDYIHPLTSSERDLEKLRNLQWNRDFDVSALRQFVSEELGWKSLAGAHRFVRKLAPALICYHLYAQPQDPPRAKVSGRKDNTTMDGLAEIKLQFVPAQVVGLNLELESESLSQTESADVTVDMVESDDEDDGIEMLHSTTQRVFYDPTKEQTLWVFEALVKVGMPDAIQQWQDEQERKKLAASKPQVSKKGARGTKKVVDAGMAPGALHRYGTIVKPQLRTSTALGKSGRSTIERRNQTGEGRRDSMSNHTQRTIADCTAFAVRSTKSGTSSFSREPKPARKVDHPTSSDIEAAMALGDSDEGRLPCSTNPKDDSNHSHSLRALDLLETEFQSITISSSSDEGSSRAERRGKASPVKGRSKASKSRETRNKLGPSKFNTTHLSPQASVSSSDTSLIKEARATPKQSAQPILKPPCEGKNLKSLDSLLVDDFQGLSIQDENSLQSTEAPSEQTTHIHLQDINIWNGFWTHTPGVRSKDTSFPANLIIAIKHGDSPEALLVL, from the exons ATGGGTATTCCCGG CCTTCTACAGGAGCTCGGCCCTGGAGATCGAGTCTCCTTGGCTAAATTAGCTATCGACCATTTTCAACAGACCTCACGGCCGCTCCGCATTGCAATCGATGTATCAATCTGGCTGTTTCAGGCTCAAGCCGCTCAGGGGGGTTTAAATCCTGAGCTGCGAGCATTGTTTTACCGACTCGCAAGGTTGATATCATTACCAGTCCATCCGATCTTCGTGTTTGACGGCTCAGGACGCCCTGAATACAAGCGAGGGAAGTTGGTCATTAGAAATGGCAGGTCTGGTGCTTGGAATATCCGCTCATCGAAGCGACTCATTGAGCTCTTCGGGTTTCACCACCACGACGCGCCAGGGGAAGCAGAGGCAGAATGCGCAAAGTTACAAACAATGGGCATAGTTGATGCAGCAATGAGTAACGACATTGACACAGTTATGTTTGGATCTAAGATCACATTTATGAATTTCTCAAGAGCTTCTAAAGGCCCTAGTGCCGCTACGCATGTTAGTGTGTATCGTCGTGACGGGTCCGCGGCTAATGTCCCATTTGATGTCGGTGGTATGGCCTTGTTTGCGCTTCTAAGCGGAGGTGACTACTTACCGGCAGGTGTGCCGAGATGCGGGCCCAAATTGGCTGCCGAAATTGCGCGTGCCGGTTTTGGCACCGATTTGTTAGACATCATCACCTCCAACCCAAGGGATTTAACTACGCCCTTGAATGAATGGAGAAAAAGATTGGATTACGAACTTTCGACGAATGAAAGCGGGTATTTTAAGTCTAAGCACATGGCTGTTCGGATACCGGAAAGCTTTCCTGACCTGCAAGTGCTATTTGACTACATTCATCCACTGACTTCGTCGGAAAGAGACTTGGAGAAACTTCGAAACCTCCAATGGAACCGAGACTTTGACGTATCTGCACTTCGACAATTTGTTTCTGAAGAGCTTGGGTGGAAGAGCCTTGCCGGAGCGCATCGATTTGTCAGGAAACTGGCACCTGCGCTCATTTGCTACCACCTATACGCTCAACCACAGGATCCCCCTCGGGCCAAAGTATCCGGCAGAAAGGACAACACTACTATGGACGGCTTGGCAGAGATAAAACTGCAATTCGTTCCCGCTCAAGTTGTGGGCTTAAACTTAGAATTAGAATCGGAATCCTTGTCCCAAACAGAGAGTGCAGATGTGACTGTTGATATGGTTGAatctgatgatgaagacgacGGGATCGAGATGCTTCATTCTACCACACAACGAGTATTTTATGACCCAACAAAGGAACAAACGCTCTGGGTCTTTGAGGCTCTCGTCAAAGTAGGTATGCCAGACGCGATACAACAGTGGCAAGACGAGCAGGAGCGGAAAAAGCTGGCAGCTTCCAAGCCTCAAGTTTCTAAAAAGGGAGCTAGGGGTACAAAGAAAGTTGTGGATGCTGGAATGGCGCCAGGGGCGCTTCATCGATATGGCACCATTGTGAAGCCCCAGCTACGGACGTCTACAGCTCTTGGAAAATCTGGCAGGTCTACGATTGAAAGGCGGAATCAAACTGGCGAAGGCCGTCGTGACTCTATGAGCAATCATACACAGAGGACGATTGCAGACTGCACTGCCTTTGCTGTTCGAAGCACAAAAAGCGGAACGTCCTCATTCTCCAGGGAGCCGAAGCCTGCAAGGAAAGTTGATCACCCAACTTCCAGCGACATCGAAGCAGCTATGGCTCTCGGAGACAGTGACGAAGGTAGATTGCCGTGTTCCACAAACCCAAAGGACGATTCTAACCATTCTCACTCTCTCAGAGCCCTGGATTTACTAGAGACGGAGTTCCAATCTATTacaatctcttcttcatctgaCGAAGGCTCGTCTCGGGCTGAACGAAGAGGAAAGGCTAGCCCTGTAAAAGGCAGATCAAAAGCCTCGAAGTCAAGGGAAACACGCAACAAGTTGGGCCCGTCGAAATTCAACACGACCCATTTGTCTCCACAAGCCTCCGTATCGTCATCAGACACCTCATTGATCAAGGAAGCGCGTGCTACTCCAAAGCAGTCCGCACAGCCTATATTGAAGCCTCCATGTGAAGGGAAAAACCTGAAATCCCTGGACTCGTTACTGGTCGACGACTTCCAAGGACTATCCATTCAAGACGAGAATTCATTGCAGTCCACTGAAGCACCCAGCGAGCAAACGACACATATACACCTGCAAGATATAAACATTTGGAACGGCTTTTGGACGCACACACCCGGAGTTCGTTCTAAAGACACTTC GTTCCCAGCAAACCTCATAATAGCTATCAAGCATGGTGATTCTCCAGAGGCCCTTCTGGTATTGTAG
- a CDS encoding uncharacterized protein (EggNog:ENOG410PFIS~COG:I~TransMembrane:5 (o181-202i223-242o248-269i281-302o381-399i)~BUSCO:9676at33183) produces the protein MPFQNEIPATPRVISPSPTPSELSESKDGYRGPLTRSASARRQLSSPPPISEEDRGQENESGSDSSTNKRARTRSRSPITKSPGKTRRRLSGLTSIDESPSKLKPLTNGFLSPNGHLSPYSTAKEPFRDLSRSPSPLGLIPLHRHYRNFIHRHEIPRKLLHVSIGFITIDLYRRGVQTLEITPWLLTALIPIAATDFLRHRFQTVNKLYIRCLGALMRETEVSGYNGVIWYLLGAFIVLRFFPKDVGVMGVLLLSWCDTAASTFGRLYGRYTPRIRRGKSLAGTLAACAVGIVTATAFWGYLVPTVGSFANDPENSFMFTGTLNLIPDYVKGALEWVGISRGITDKAVVSGPLALGVMSLWTGIVAAGSELIDLFGWDDNLTIPVLSGVGMWGFLKVFGS, from the coding sequence ATGCCTTTCCAAAATGAGATCCCCGCGACACCGCGCGTGATATCCCCTTCTCCCACCCCCTCGGAACTCTCGGAATCGAAAGATGGCTATCGAGGGCCCCTTACTCGTTCTGCCTCAGCAAGGCGACagctctcctctcctccaccAATCTCAGAAGAAGATAGAGGACAGGAGAACGAGTCCGGCTCAGATTCGAGCACCAACAAGCGCGCCAGAACCCGATCTCGGAGCCCGATTACAAAGTCGCCCGGCAAGACTCGGCGTCGCCTGTCAGGCCTGACATCAATCGACGAATCCCCTTCAAAGTTGAAACCTTTGACGAATGGCTTTCTCTCCCCTAATGGCCATCTCTCGCCATATTCAACGGCCAAGGAACCCTTCCGTGATCTATCGCGCTCGCCGTCACCTCTCGGCCTGATCCCCCTCCATAGACACTACAGAAATTTTATCCATCGCCATGAGATTCCACGAAAGCTGCTCCATGTCTCAATCGGCTTTATCACGATCGATCTTTATCGCCGTGGCGTGCAGACGTTGGAGATCACTCCATGGCTTCTCACGGCCTTGATTCCCATTGCTGCCACAGATTTCCTTAGGCACCGTTTCCAGACAGTTAATAAACTCTATATTCGCTGCCTGGGTGCCTTGATGCGCGAAACTGAGGTGTCGGGTTATAATGGCGTCATTTGGTACCTCCTTGGTGCCTTCATTGTCTTGAGATTCTTCCCCAAAGACGTGGGCGTTATGGGCGTTCTGCTTCTGAGCTGGTGCGATACAGCAGCATCGACCTTCGGGCGTCTCTACGGTCGCTACACCCCTCGAATTCGCAGAGGAAAGAGCTTAGCAGGCACTTTGGCCGCTTGTGCTGTCGGCATAGTTACTGCTACAGCATTCTGGGGCTACCTTGTTCCCACTGTTGGCTCCTTTGCCAACGATCCTGAGAATTCGTTCATGTTCACTGGAACATTGAACCTTATCCCAGACTACGTGAAAGGTGCCCTTGAATGGGTGGGAATCTCCCGGGGGATCACGGATAAAGCTGTGGTGTCCGGCCCACTCGCCCTCGGGGTGATGAGTTTGTGGACGGGCATCGTCGCTGCTGGTAGCGAGTTGATTGATTTGTTCGGTTGGGACGATAATTTGACTATTCCGGTGTTGAGCGGCGTTGGAATGTGGGGATTCTTGAAGGTTTTCGGGTCATGA